In Fragaria vesca subsp. vesca linkage group LG1, FraVesHawaii_1.0, whole genome shotgun sequence, the sequence CTCAGGCGCGGCACTTGGGGCCTCTCACTCTCATTGTCACACAAGTATGAGAATATGCATGAGAGAGGGATATATAATCTGCTTGCTTTAATTAAGTATGAAAAACGACCCTCCCCCTACCCAGTGAAAGGTTTGGTGCTGAGGTTTTAGCCCACAGAATGTCCTTTCGAATCTGGGGTTCACCTTAGCGTTTGTAACTTCAAACCCTACTTGGAGAATGGAGAGTGTATTATTATGATGAAGATAAGCGCGCAACTAAATCACAGACTCATCCATCACCTCCATCAATACCATAACAAACAATCAAACATGCTTCTGCATACACCCCACAAATTTTATGTGACATTTAATGTGGAATAATAGGCTCCTATTTCAGTATTTTCTTAGGGTTTTTGGGTGTATGAAGGTTTCTGTGGCACAGAGCTTGCCAAAATTTTGAGTCTACAAGCATATGGGACATAATGTTATGAATATCGTCATAGGTAAAATCACAGAATACATCTTCTCATATAATTTTCTAATTATTTTCGTCTTCCGGATCGACTTATAACAATAGAGGAAAACTTGATCCCATAAGAACATATTTTTTTCCCAACAAGATCTTATTTCAAAGTTGGAGCACATGTTAGGTCATGAAGATGCTCAGCAAAGTTCCATTGACTAAATTGAAAACAAAGGATTTCGGCTTCCTAATCTTCAGATTATTGAACAATCCATATTAATCAAACATATTAATTCTTTGTGTAAAGCTTCTTGTCGTTTCAACTCTTTTCTTCTTCATGCTGGTTTGGTGAAGATTCTGATTTGAAGAAAAGAACTTTGAAAAATACAATGGTGGTTACAGAACATAGCCAAATTGTATATGAGTATTGGAGCTAGCTACAAATCTATACAAAACTTGTGCTGTCCTACTCCTCTATAATGTTATCAATTATCTAGGTAGATATATACTCTCCAATTCTAAATATATAAGAGAAGCAAATCAAAGACAGCGACCCTTTTTGTTGGCTACCCCAACAAATAAGCGGTGGAAGGTAGTGAGGGTCTGGGGGTCCTCTCCTGGTCTGTCTGGAAATCGAAAACCATTGCAGACAAATATTGCTCCCAAACAGCAATTATATCATCATTTCCATTATTGATTTTAGGCAACAACAACAAAATAGGTTCTATCGTGCTTGGATCTATGTCAAGTTCACCACACAATGAATCAAGCTCAAAAGATTGACATATTGGTTTTACATGCAGCTCATGTAATGAAAAGAAAGAGTTTGATCTGATTCAATGTGCTAATCCCGCCTAGTTTTTAACCAAATTAAAGAAAGAATTTGTTCGCAAACAATATGATGAGCATGTGTATTAGTATGCGAGGAAAGCTAGCGACATTTTCTTTAGCGAAACTCTGATAAATCGTTGCTAGCTAACAATTATACGTCTCAATTTGAGATCAGCACATGCACTAACAGTCTAAGTCTAACACCATTAATCATGCATAAGGTAGTGAATAAGAATTTCAACTAAACCATCATCATGGATAGAATATGGTACAACTCAAAAACGACATACGAGTCGATTGTCTTGTCACTCTCTTATTCAAAGAAGTTACCAAACTAATTGATCATGGATTCATGGAAGATATAAATATCCATGATTACAGGCAAGCACACATGGTTGCTTCTATAAACTATGTTACCGTCTTAATCAACTATTAATCAATCAATTTATACCCCCATTTCCTTTGTGGCCATGATTCCACAGTCCCTAGCTATTTCCTCATTATATAGTTTTGTACCACAACAAGCACTCAACTAAAGAAAGAGAGCTCGCCTATCAAAAAGAAAAAGAAAAAAAGAGACCTCAGAAATGAACACCCCCTTTCATGACCATGACAAGAAGCAGAAGAAGGGTTTCATGTCCTCGTACAAACCCAGCCCCGGACGTCACCTGAAGCCGGATTCTAAGCCTGACATGGTAGATAAGTACCCGGTTTTACGTAGCTGGTTCAGTTTATCCAGGAAGTCGAAAACACGTCAAGAAGTAGTAGTAGATCAGTTGGAGCATGCTGATGATCAGAGTCAAAGAGAAGAACCAGATAAGAAAGTTGTAGTGTTGGTGGAAGCTTCAAGAAAGTCGGTTTCTCATGTCGAAACCAACTTGGCATCAGTGGCTTCGTTTCTGCAAGTGAAGGTCTTGGTTTCAGACATGCCTGGCTTCATGCAAGTCCATGCCTTCCGCAGCGCCAGAAGAACCTACGACAGTTTGGAGAAGTTTAGCCCCAAACACATGGCTTACAACCTCAAAAAGGTACACCAATGTTGTTAATTAGCTAGCTTTTCGTTATCTTAATCAAACGAGGATTATACGATATTAGCTCTTCGAGGGTTTGACTGTGTCTAAATTCTTCGATTGATTTCATACTATAATTGTTGATGGGGATGAGTCCTTGAGAGGCCAAGAGACAAATGTGTCTGGAACTTTGGATATACGCGATTGTATTCTTGCTTCCTGTAGTTTCTTTTTGGAGTTTCTCTTCTTTCTGTTATTGATGATTGACGATGTAGGATCGATCGTATAGAACAACCCCACTTGAGAACAATATTGAATGTGTGAGGAAGACAATGCACTGACCCAGATCTTATTCTTGGCGTTGAATTCTGAAAACACAGCACGATGTCTCTCTTTCGCTTTGTCTATCATTATTGGGGCCATGCACTGTCGTCTGACACCTTCAGAACACAGAAATTTTGGATCTTGGATCTGAAGACTCTAATAGAATATATAAGATATAACATATATATATATCTCAATTTCTTTCTTTAATACATTTTATCGAACATTTTGTATTCGGTTTTAATAGATAGACTAATTACATTAGCGTTTCATGTGCAGGAGTTTGATAAAACGTATGGACCGGCATGGCATTGCATCGTGGGATCCGGTTTCGGGTCGTTTGTGACGCATTCGACAGGTTGCTTCCTATATTTCTCAATGGAGAAGCTATGCATTTTGTTGTTCAGAACCAAAATCCAGAAAGCTGCGGTTTGAGTCTTCTTGTCTGTAAATTTAGTCATTATTGTGTTCTTATAGTGTGCATAATATCAAATTACATTATCAGACATACATAAATTTGCACTTAATTAGTTAATCAACACCGTTGTGTTTAAACTCTTTGGACCTTCTCTTTGGTGGGCCTTTTAGGCTGGTTATCCGCAAAATGGAAATTTTAATTTGGGCCACTCGGATCATTGGAAGCTCAGGTGGTGATTACTACGTGATTAACCACACACAGTGTATGTGATGTGAAAAAAGTGAAATGATCATGAAAATGAGTAAAACAATTGTTTGATCGTCATGGTTCTCATGTAATTCAGAGGTATATTATCCTCAGTTTCTGTTTTCAGACGCATAGACCAAAATGAATGGAGTTATTCCCTTTAACACATCTATTTGTGAGGTATTGAGAGAAATCAAACAAGGTTTTCTTGATATAGAATGTCTCTGCTTTAGTGTTGTAGATTTTGCATCTCTCCGTCTAACTCAGTTTAGGTCTTGGAACCATCACAACACTGGTGATGTGTGACTTGGGTGGAGAAGAACCTCAATTTATTGTTTATTGATGATTCGGGTTTTGTAAATCTCTGTCATCCTTGTAGTTAGGATCTACGTAATTTATCTCGAAGTAACAAGTGCATACACATGTGACGTTATTGAAAATGTTTCTTGGTTGTGTAGAAATTAGAAAAAAAGGACAAATGGAAATATAGAAATTTCTTTATAGAAACAATGAAATGTAATGATGTAATTCTTATTAACGTCAACAAAGTTTATGTTTTAACCTCAATAGTCAATACTATAAATTTGCTTTGCATTTTGGTTTTGTCTATCATGTTTTACTTCTTAATTTTGGCTTTCTTCAAACAATTCAATCATTGCAAGAATTCGATTACATGAGAATGGGAGATACATCACTACATCCTACTCGGTAGTATGAGCAGTGTTATAAATGTTTATTCCAGAGCTCGAAGCAGTAAAAATAAACGAAGAAAGAACTAAAATGTAAAGCAATCACTAATCATCAGGTTTATACAGAATCTGAGGAGAGGCAGAAGAACTGAAGAAGTCGTGAGGATAGAAACATAAAGGAGAGGTAAGACTTGCAAGTCAAGAATGGGTTGCCAGTTTGGTCTGACCCTTCGTTTCTGGTCCTAATTTCCTCCTATATTGGATTGTCGGCTTTCTTGAATTTGTCCAAGCAAGAAGCATGGGTTTCTGTTGCGGCTGCTAATTGCCAATTGGCTAAGTTAAGATGGCTTTCTGGTATTTGTCCAAAGCATCATAGGGTGGTCGGGTTTAGTTTAGTTTTTATTATCCTAACTATGAAATTGACTCCTAAGCAGTGAAGATTTCTCTATAGATCGACATATCTCAACATGTAGAGTATCTCATGTTGTAATATTCTAACACGTATTAGTTTATTAAATTCTGTCAAACTTTCAATGTAAAATCATTACGAAATGATTTGTACGTTTCATTCTATGATTTATAGATAAAATTGACGTATATGACTATCATTTTAGAGAGCGAGTCTCATGTTAATCGGTCATACACATGTTGTAATATTCGGACACGTATTAATTTATTAAATTCTATCAAACTTTCATTGTAAAATCATTACGAAACGCTTTGTACGTTTCATTCTATAATTTATAAATAAAATTGACGTATATGACTATCAATTTAGAGAGCGACTCTCATGTTAATCGCTCATACACAATTTGTTAACGAGGCATGAAGTCATAGAAGATCTCGATCAGTAGCGATCAAGAGAAAGATAAAAGAAAAGGTAGGGCAAGTACGACTTAAAAGGTAGAGTTGCCGTTTTGGTCTTGACCTTTCCCCTCGATCATGTATCATGCTGGGATTGGCTTAATACGGTTACTTGGTGATAGGATACAGATTGAATCCATTTTCCATTGATGTTCTTCATAGTTCATACACATTGATACACGAAGGGAGAGGCCGCAAAATTGAAATTACAAACAAAAAAACAAAGGAAAAGAGTTTGTAATATGAGGGTGCACCTTATCCTATCCTTACGTGTCCCCCACCATGAATAATCCAAAATCCTCACTGGCTCACGGTTCACTCTATTCAATATTCATTGGCTTTGATATGAAAACCAAGAAATTTTGGATTAGAGGACGAATTAGCTGATAGCTTTATTAGCTGTCTCCTTTTCACATCCCAATCCTTCAATAATTTTGCCGGGACCAACAACGCCAAATTGCTAATGCATGAGTTTCATATATGAAGAAGAAGAAAAGATTATCATTCTCGAAGATACTAACAAGTCTAGAGCCTTCTTCGAACAGTTTCACAAATCGAACAAGATCATACGCTACAAGTATAGCGCATTCTTCGTACAAACGAACACCACAAGAGTCCGCTCAGTTTTTTTTTTTTTTGATACGCAAAAGAGGGAAGCAACACAAGAACTTTTCAGGAGGTCACCTATCTTAGTACTATTCTCGCCCAAACAAACTTAACTTCGAAGTTCTGATAAGATCCAGAGAGTCCGCTCAGTTTTGGATTGTCATTGTTTTGAAGGCACTGTATCGATGATGACCTAAATCTAAACCAAAGCATAAAACTATGCTTCCCTGTTGTACTCGTATCAAAATTAACTCTAAAATAAACCCCGGAGGCAACCAATCATTAGAATATTCCGGCCGGCAAAGATATAAAACAAAATATTCCAGATGAAAACAAAGCAGGTACTTACCAAAATACCAACTAAAAAAACCAACCAGCACACTCCAGGTTTCTGACATTATTGTATAAATAATACTATGGTCTTGTATCGAAGGAAAAAATGGGGAGCTAGATGCTAAACGCGTAATGGTATGCGCTGTCCTAAACCTAAAGGGCCACAGTGGTTGTTATGTAATTGGAAATTTTCAAACTAACCCACAATGGAAACAAGTCAATAATGGTATTTGGTTTTCAGGACAATATAAAAACCAGCACAACTTTGTTGAACAGATCAAACTTACAGTTCCCACTCTCTAAGAATGGTCATGGAAGGAAAAGCTAAACACAAATGATTGAAGAAGAAGAACCCAATTTCAAACTACCTCACTTGTGAAATTAGCAACATAACCAAATTTCGGAATGATCCGATATTAGCTGTGTCTAAATTTTCATCGACTTAAAAAGGGTTTGAAACTCAGCCTAACGGACCGAACACTCAGGATTAGAACAGTTTTTGTAGCGAAAAGGGTAAACAATACCTCTTAATCCACCAAAGTGGAGTAATTTACTTATCAACAATCTCATCATTACGATATGGAAAATATTGAGCAATCATACAAACATGATCGTAGTTGTATATTAGCTAGGAAGCTAGATCAAACTCCAAACTATCATCTAAATTTTTCGGAAATTCGAAACTCAAGGAGAAATGGAATGTAAAATTAACACACTAATCATGAACATGAACAATGGAATGTAAATTGATACACTAATCATAATAGCTCACCACCACCAAAACACCACCCAAAAGTATTTAGAATTATACATTTTTATCATTAACATTAACATTACAATCACTCACAAAAAAAAAAAGATCGAAAATTCAAAACATGCAGTGTTTAATTTAATTTTTTTTTTTTCTTAAAACTAATTTAAAATTGGAGCAAGAACAACCACACCTACTTTGACCTCCGCTTGTTCGATCTGGGCCGCTTCGACGCCGCCGGCTTCCCAAACACTCCACAACACCCTGACACCTTCGGCGACGGCGGGTCCATCATCGGCGGCGCAACCTTCACCGTCCGATACCCCCTCCCTCCTCCTCCTCCTCCTCCAGCTCCTCCCTCAGAAGCCGCAGGCCCGTCTGAGCCGCTCTGGCCTTGACCGGCGGCGGCGGCGGCGGCTTCGGCTTGCTTCTCGGCCTCGACTTGATTCAAAGCCCTCTGTAGAAATTTATCATCCCAAATCAAACCGGACGATCCTTGCCTCCTGAAGGTGCTCTCGGACCTCTGCAATTCCGCCATGGACGATTTCGATTTTCCGATCGCCGGTGATCAGATCCCTGAGTTGTTGAGATCGGTGGCGGTGATGATGAGGGTGAAGAATTCTAGAGAATTTTATGGAGGATTTTTGAGAAGGATTTGAAGTGGTGAATGTGAGCTGAGAGAGGTATAACAAG encodes:
- the LOC101300482 gene encoding uncharacterized protein LOC101300482: MNTPFHDHDKKQKKGFMSSYKPSPGRHLKPDSKPDMVDKYPVLRSWFSLSRKSKTRQEVVVDQLEHADDQSQREEPDKKVVVLVEASRKSVSHVETNLASVASFLQVKVLVSDMPGFMQVHAFRSARRTYDSLEKFSPKHMAYNLKKEFDKTYGPAWHCIVGSGFGSFVTHSTGCFLYFSMEKLCILLFRTKIQKAAV
- the LOC101300761 gene encoding uncharacterized protein At1g15400-like, encoding MAELQRSESTFRRQGSSGLIWDDKFLQRALNQVEAEKQAEAAAAAAGQGQSGSDGPAASEGGAGGGGGGGRGYRTVKVAPPMMDPPSPKVSGCCGVFGKPAASKRPRSNKRRSK